The following coding sequences lie in one Chitinophagaceae bacterium genomic window:
- a CDS encoding polyphosphate kinase 2 family protein: protein MKLKEIIKVSDELSAPYRITDGEKFKLKDIDPDDTGQLGSEDKPRAKEALQIGVEALATLQDMLYAQDRWSLLLIFQAMDAAGKDGAIKHVMSGVNPQGCQVSSFKAPTSTDLDHDYLWRCQKELPERGRIGIFNRSYYEEVLVVKVHPELMKYQKIPQDLVDKDLFDNRYKDLRNFEKYLSRNGTLTIKFFLHLSRKEQKRRFLERFDNADKNWKVSSSDIKERAFWDDYMDAYEKMIQNTATKHSPWYVIPANNKWYTRVIVAAAIIDTMAGLDLHYPKVDDAKLKEIATAKEMLLAEK, encoded by the coding sequence ATGAAACTCAAAGAGATCATCAAAGTATCAGACGAACTATCAGCACCTTATCGTATTACTGATGGTGAAAAATTCAAACTCAAAGACATTGATCCTGATGATACCGGCCAATTGGGTTCGGAGGATAAGCCCCGCGCAAAGGAAGCGTTGCAGATCGGCGTAGAAGCGCTTGCTACTTTGCAGGACATGCTGTATGCACAGGATCGCTGGAGTTTGTTACTGATTTTTCAGGCCATGGATGCTGCCGGAAAAGACGGTGCCATCAAGCATGTAATGAGTGGCGTTAATCCACAGGGTTGCCAGGTATCTTCTTTCAAAGCACCCACTTCAACAGATCTTGATCACGATTATCTATGGCGCTGCCAGAAGGAATTACCCGAGCGTGGCCGCATCGGAATTTTTAACCGTTCCTACTATGAAGAAGTGCTCGTAGTGAAAGTGCATCCTGAATTGATGAAATATCAGAAAATTCCTCAGGACCTGGTAGATAAAGATCTTTTTGACAATCGTTATAAAGACCTGCGCAATTTTGAAAAATACTTATCACGTAATGGTACACTTACCATAAAATTCTTCCTCCATCTTTCGAGGAAGGAACAGAAAAGAAGATTTCTTGAGCGCTTTGACAATGCAGATAAGAACTGGAAGGTTTCTTCATCAGACATAAAAGAACGCGCGTTTTGGGATGATTACATGGATGCTTATGAGAAAATGATCCAAAATACCGCCACTAAACATTCGCCATGGTATGTGATTCCTGCAAATAATAAGTGGTACACACGTGTGATTGTTGCAGCGGCAATCATAGATACCATG